The genomic interval gataaaggtacaatacaacaactgttaccgtgctcttttcgggttacctaggagctgtagcgcgtcgcaaatgtttgtagaagggcatgtgcctcattttgaagccattctcaggatgagagcggcctctctacgtcttcgtatatttttatcgcctaattgtcttcttgctgctgcatcttctcatttgcattcttcattgtatgttcgatggatggaactgctacaccgactgccttgaatagacataaaattattattatttattattattagacttatttattattatttatttattatatttattataattattattattattatttattattattatttattattattattatttattatcaataatatttatatatttacttatgtatttatttatttattttttgtttactatttttcaatactttttttttattatctatatattatttatatgggcgttggggattgtactattctcctcatcgtctggaataaaagctattattattattattattggggtgcatctatcgttttatttttttaattaattattttttataggagctaggagcctccaaacatctataaaatcgcctcttttttacacccacgaaactgGTCCAgcatgcttatttaacggtcgattttttaaaaaatacgccaatagatgcacaggaagtatctttctcataccgatgctgatttttttttaaaaattggtccagttttggaggtgaaaatagtagaatacgaaacctcgattttgtcaatttagaatacgttttatctggtcgaagcgcaactgtcgcattcactcaatatatatattgatatatattgtatatattgatatatatatatatatattgatatatattatatatattgatatatattgatatatattgtcgcattcactcaatatatacatacactcaatatatatatcgaagaaaggaacggtaacataattaaggtttcgggtgtacagccctcttaatgctaCCTGGAATTTTATTCTTGTGTATTTTTGACGCGTTGTGAAAAAAGAACGCGTATTTCAGAGTGACGGAGTGGGGGGAGGTGGAGAAAATGGCGATCGGCGTTGGTCGGCATTCGAAGGGTTGAAGTGTGAAACGTAGTGGCGGGCATGGTCGCGTGTCGCGGTGTCAGGGGCGCGTCGGGCAGAAGCAGCGGTGTTGTGGTTGTGGTGTTGGTGAGGAGGTGAAGTGAAGAGTGCAGTGCAGTGATGGCCCTGTCGGCAGACGCGTGGTACATCGGACTGCTGGGGCTGGCCGAGTCGTTCCGCACGTCGTCGCCGCCCGACATCCGCGGCTGCGTCAGATGTCTGCAGGCCGTCTTCTCGTTTCGGCCGCCGACCCGCGTCGAGGCGCGAACCCACCTTCAGCTCGGCAACATCTTGCTCAACCACACAACCAACACGGACCTGGCCGTCAACCACCTCGAGCTCTCGGTaccctctctttctctctcttcTTCTATTCTCTTCTATACACTCTAACACCATACTCTTTCAGTGGATGCTGTCGCAGACCATCCCCAACGGGTTCGACGACGTCAAGTTCGAGGCGGCGAGCGTTCTGGCCGAAGTGTACGAACAGCAGTCGCAGTCGACGCTCTCCAAACCCACACTCCGGAAGGCCATCGAGCTGTCGCAACACAACGTCTACTGGCACTGCAGGCTCATCTTCCAGCTGGCCGTAACCActtcacctcacctcacctcacctacTCTTCTCCAACAACACCACCTCAAACACACCCACACTCTCACGTCTTCTCTTCTTTCCGCAGCAAATCCACGCCACCGAGAAGGACTACGAAATCGCGAGCAGTCTGCTGGGCGTCGGAGTCGACTATGCGCACATATCCAACGCCCACTACACCCGGGTGCTGTTTCTGCTCAGCCGGGGGATGGTAATTTACACTTCATTCGTGTTTTCCTCGTCGCTTTTGCCGCTACTTTCGATATCTTTTAACACTCCCAATGACAAACCGACGCCAGTCGGCGTTTTGTCCATGAACCTGAAATATGCCGATAGTCatctaagcctttccaggtagcgtTGAAAAAAAGATGCATTGAACGTGAATCGTCTAAAcatttcaatgtttataaagactggatCATCctggaatttttcaatttataaccatagcagaatttcccgactcgtcgagtattttagattgtgagcattacattttcacaacaatgaagaagatggatctagttttggaaaaacacattcatcaatagacttcttttgtttattttatattgttgcgagatatattagagagtctaaacaccacacgtttacaaaactcgaaatcctcagcggtagttatctaggataATGATCTACTGTTTATTTTGCtcggctacaatttttataccagctttctattggatttataaataattctagttaaaAATGtttgcgaaattttcagcgtaacAAGCTTTCAACAGAAtaaacgtcagcactcaaaaagttaataaaaaaaacatttcttccTATATCTCGAGCACACTTTgcatgtttattgaaaaatatgccAATcccaaacattcaaatacaaGATATTCGGGTAAAAACTGTAAAGGAAGTACGTCCCAAAAGGTATAATGTTTCATAGAAACtaatgtttttaattgttttttttttttttacaattctgACTAAAGCTTATCAGATATCCAATCATCGTTCACTGGAGATGCAAACGAAAAGTTAACTTTCAGTTGGGGAATTAGTTGTTTTTAAAAGacaagttatatatttttttcaatacactaattgaattgtatatgtatatatcatactgaaaaatataccaaataatatattttatcacattttcaatgtatgaaCGTAATTAGAAAATCAGCACCTTATTTTACCATTTTCTGGTAAAATACCGGTATTACCAAAATCATCTTTCAGTATTGTAATCCCTAATTATATCGCTGTCTCTCGTTACAGTTGTTGTTGATCGACAAGAAGATCCAGGAAGTTTTACCTTTACTAAACCAAGCGGGCCACTTGGTGGACTCGTGGAGCGGTAGTCTTCATCAAAAGGAATATTTAAAAGTCTATTTTCTCGTTTTACAGGTTAGTTGTCGTTTTCGTTCTCCGGCGGTCGATAAGTCGTTCGCAATCgttcattttgaaatatttcaggTGTGTCACTATTTAATGGCGGGACAGGTGAAGAGCGTAAAGCCGTGTTTGAAACAATTGCAACAGAGTATCCAGACCATCATGTCTCCGACTTGGCCTTCCGACGAAGGTAATGACGCGCTTTACGACGTTTCGAATTCGGTCTTTCGACCCCATTTAAAACTCACCGTGATGATTTTTTCAGCCGTGTGCGGGTCGTGCGTGGGCGACATGTTTCTGTGGATGCCCAAAGAACATTTGTACGTTTTAGTATATCTGGTCACGGTGATGCATTCCATGCAAGCTGGATACATGGACAAGGCTCATAAATACACGGACAAAGCCCTCACTCAAATAGACAAGTTGAAAAGTAAGCACACCGGCGTGTCGTATCATTCGTGCCGTCGTCTCTCACGCGTTTATTTCACGCGTCTGTTGTGATTTTCAGTTGTGGACAATAAGCCTATATTATCAGTTTTTCAACTGATGCTTTTGGAACATATGATCATGTGCCGCCTGGTGACGGGCAACAAATCTGCAGCTCTGCAGGAAATCAGCGCCGGGGCAGCTCTGTGTCGGGCGAATCCGAAATTGCTCGCTCGGCACCGACCTCAATTGCACACACTCCTCGGATTGTACGCGATGAGTATGAACTGTATGGAGGCTGCCGAAGCGCAATTTAACGCCGCCATTTCGGTATCGTATTTTCGACATTATAATGTGTGTTGTTGTGTTTTACCCtacatttcatattttatgtacaatgtttcagtCGTCGCAAGAACGCGAACTGTGGACATTTGCCAATTTGAACCTGGCGATAGTTTACATCCGAGGGAAGAGAGAAGCCGAACTGAACGCCCTCTTGGAACACATAAATCCGGAAAATTTACCCTCAAATTCGCATAGCCTACGAGCGGCCGCATATTACGTTCAAGGTCTTCAAGCGTTCTTCCAAGCCCGATATAACGAAGCCAAGTGAGTAAACTGTGTACAGccggataataaaaataaattgtgtgTATTACTTAGTGCTTTTGTttatcttgattttttttaatttcgtaggAGGTATCTTAGAGAAACGTTAAAAATGGCCAACGCCGAAGACTTGAATCGGCTGACGTCTTGTTCGTTGGTTTTACTCGGTCACATATTCCTATCGTTGAATAATTCACGAGAGAGTATGAACATGGTCACTCCGGCGATGCAACTGGCGAGTAAAATACCCGACGTTCACGTGCAATTATGGGCATCGGCAATCCTCAAAGGTATTTTGATGAAGAGTAGAGTAGAGTAGTGATTtagtggtgtgtgtgtgtgtgtgtttaactTTTGGCGTTGTTTTATTCCCTTCAGATCTGTACCGATTGTGTGGCGAGCAGGCGCGTGAAACTGAAACGTTTCAGATGCATTGCAATTTTTCTCAAATGCTCCTGAAAGACCACTTCCAATCGACGCAAATGCCGGAGCACGAGTTGATTCAGTGGACGGGAGGAGAGCTACCCGAGCCCCCGGCCGCTCTCATCGGAACCACTCTCCATTCCCAACAAGAAGCTTCGTATAGTGGAACGTAAGCCATTGCGAGTGGTCGGGGCAGATGCGGTTGCAGTGATTCGTTTGGAAATACTCAAAAACAAGTGCACATTTGATGTATGACATTTGAACGCAAACTATGACAAACATTTGACTGTcgtttttgaacaat from Arctopsyche grandis isolate Sample6627 chromosome 9, ASM5162203v2, whole genome shotgun sequence carries:
- the Mau2 gene encoding mau2 sister chromatid cohesion factor — protein: MALSADAWYIGLLGLAESFRTSSPPDIRGCVRCLQAVFSFRPPTRVEARTHLQLGNILLNHTTNTDLAVNHLELSWMLSQTIPNGFDDVKFEAASVLAEVYEQQSQSTLSKPTLRKAIELSQHNVYWHCRLIFQLAQIHATEKDYEIASSLLGVGVDYAHISNAHYTRVLFLLSRGMLLLIDKKIQEVLPLLNQAGHLVDSWSGSLHQKEYLKVYFLVLQVCHYLMAGQVKSVKPCLKQLQQSIQTIMSPTWPSDEAVCGSCVGDMFLWMPKEHLYVLVYLVTVMHSMQAGYMDKAHKYTDKALTQIDKLKIVDNKPILSVFQLMLLEHMIMCRLVTGNKSAALQEISAGAALCRANPKLLARHRPQLHTLLGLYAMSMNCMEAAEAQFNAAISSSQERELWTFANLNLAIVYIRGKREAELNALLEHINPENLPSNSHSLRAAAYYVQGLQAFFQARYNEAKRYLRETLKMANAEDLNRLTSCSLVLLGHIFLSLNNSRESMNMVTPAMQLASKIPDVHVQLWASAILKDLYRLCGEQARETETFQMHCNFSQMLLKDHFQSTQMPEHELIQWTGGELPEPPAALIGTTLHSQQEASYSGT